From the Lolium rigidum isolate FL_2022 chromosome 2, APGP_CSIRO_Lrig_0.1, whole genome shotgun sequence genome, one window contains:
- the LOC124687375 gene encoding uncharacterized protein LOC124687375 isoform X2 has translation MKAAAGAGPGGGKETLATSFLRYVLLLLFPLTVMYILYALHAILSSTPSCPPDLGRVVATASFSHVTTHKNTSSTPPPPPPPPATVTVPPPAPATATVSTTATTLQHVVFGIAASARLWEKRKEYIKIWWRPNSGMRGFVWLDRGVRESSVPAGLPAIKISSDTSGFPYTHRRGHRSAIRISRIVSETFRLGLPDVRWFVMGDDDTIFLPDNLLAVLGRLDHRQPYYIGSPSESHLQNIFFSYGMAFGGGGFAISQPLAARLERMQDACIRRYPSLYGSDDRIQACMAELGVPLTRHAGFHQYDVYGDLLGLLAAHPVAPLVSLHHLDVVRPLFPNVRSRQAALRRLFDGPVMLDSAGVMQQSICYDAASRWTVSVAWGFVVTVARGVMPAREMEMPARTFLNWYRRADYKSHAFNTRPLARNQCEKPALYYLASARRTVVRTGETTVTRYQRWRHRNELRPPCRWNIPDPDALLDTIIVLKKPDPGLWDRSPMRNCCRVLSSPRKEGDRNKTMTIDVGVCNDWEFSQV, from the exons ATGAAGGCCGCCGCCGGGGCAGGCCCCGGCGGCGGCAAGGAGACCCTGGCGACCTCCTTCCTCCGTTACGTCCTCCTCTTGCTTTTCCCTCTCACCGTCATGTACATTCTCTACGCCCTccacgccatcctctcctccacaCCATCCTGCCCGCCTGATCTTGGTCGCGTTGTCGCCACCGCCTCCTTCTCCCACGTCACCACCCACAAAAATACCTcatcaacgccgccgccgccgccgccgccacctgccaCGGTAACGGT gccgcctccggcacccgccacGGCCACGGTGTCAACGACAGCAACGACGCTGCAGCACGTGGTGTTCGGCATCGCGGCGTCGGCGCGCCTGTGGGAGAAGCGGAAAGAGTACATCAAGATCTGGTGGCGCCCTAACTCGGGCATGCGGGGGTTCGTGTGGCTCGACCGCGGCGTGCGGGAGTCTAGCGTGCCGGCGGGGCTGCCGGCCATCAAGATCTCCTCGGACACCTCTGGCTTCCCTTACACGCACCGACGCGGCCACCGCTCCGCGATCCGCATCTCCCGCATCGTCTCCGAGACATTCCGCCTCGGGCTCCCAGACGTGCGTTGGTTCGTCATGGGCGACGATGACACGATCTTCCTCCCGGACAACCTCCTCGCCGTTCTCGGGAGGCTCGACCACCGGCAGCCCTACTACATCGGCTCCCCCTCCGAGAGCCACCTGCAGAACATCTTCTTCTCGTACGGGATGGCGTTCGGCGGCGGCGGTTTCGCCATCAGCCAGCCTCTGGCGGCGAGGCTGGAGCGGATGCAGGACGCCTGCATCCGCCGGTACCCGTCGCTCTACGGCAGCGACGACCGGATCCAGGCGTGCATGGCCGAGTTGGGCGTGCCGCTCACGAGGCACGCGGGGTTCCACCAGTACGACGTGTACGGGGACCTCCTGGGCCTCCTCGCCGCCCACCCGGTGGCGCCGCTCGTGTCGCTGCACCACCTCGACGTGGTgcggccgctgttccccaacgtgCGGTCGCGCCAGGCGGCGCTGCGGAGGCTGTTCGACGGGCCGGTGATGCTGGACTCGGCGGGGGTGATGCAGCAGTCGATATGCTACGACGCGGCCAGCCGGTGGACGGTGTCGGTGGCGTGGGGGTTCGTGGTGACGGTGGCGAGGGGCGTGATGCCGGCGAGGGAGATGGAGATGCCGGCGCGGACGTTCCTCAACTGGTACCGGCGCGCCGACTACAAGTCGCACGCGTTCAACACGAGGCCCCTGGCTCGCAACCAGTGCGAGAAACCCGCGCTCTACTACCTGGCGTCGGCGCGCCGCACGGTGGTGCGCACAGGGGAGACCACCGTGACGAGGTACCAGCGGTGGCGCCACCGCAACGAGCTACGACCGCCGTGCCGGTGGAACATCCCCGACCCGGACGCGCTGCTGGACACCATCATCGTGCTCAAGAAGCCTGACCCCGGGTTATGGGACAGG TCGCCGATGCGGAATTGTTGCAGGGTGCTGTCCTCTCCGAGGAAAGAAGGGGACAGGAACAAGACGATGACCATAGACGTGGGTGTGTGCAATGACTGGGAGTTCAGCCAAGTATAA
- the LOC124687375 gene encoding uncharacterized protein LOC124687375 isoform X1 — MKAAAGAGPGGGKETLATSFLRYVLLLLFPLTVMYILYALHAILSSTPSCPPDLGRVVATASFSHVTTHKNTSSTPPPPPPPPATVTVLRATTPPPPATITVLRATTPPPPATITVLAKVPPQPPATVTVPTARPPPAPATATVSTTATTLQHVVFGIAASARLWEKRKEYIKIWWRPNSGMRGFVWLDRGVRESSVPAGLPAIKISSDTSGFPYTHRRGHRSAIRISRIVSETFRLGLPDVRWFVMGDDDTIFLPDNLLAVLGRLDHRQPYYIGSPSESHLQNIFFSYGMAFGGGGFAISQPLAARLERMQDACIRRYPSLYGSDDRIQACMAELGVPLTRHAGFHQYDVYGDLLGLLAAHPVAPLVSLHHLDVVRPLFPNVRSRQAALRRLFDGPVMLDSAGVMQQSICYDAASRWTVSVAWGFVVTVARGVMPAREMEMPARTFLNWYRRADYKSHAFNTRPLARNQCEKPALYYLASARRTVVRTGETTVTRYQRWRHRNELRPPCRWNIPDPDALLDTIIVLKKPDPGLWDRSPMRNCCRVLSSPRKEGDRNKTMTIDVGVCNDWEFSQV, encoded by the exons ATGAAGGCCGCCGCCGGGGCAGGCCCCGGCGGCGGCAAGGAGACCCTGGCGACCTCCTTCCTCCGTTACGTCCTCCTCTTGCTTTTCCCTCTCACCGTCATGTACATTCTCTACGCCCTccacgccatcctctcctccacaCCATCCTGCCCGCCTGATCTTGGTCGCGTTGTCGCCACCGCCTCCTTCTCCCACGTCACCACCCACAAAAATACCTcatcaacgccgccgccgccgccgccgccacctgccaCGGTAACGGTGTTGAGGGCGACGACACCGCCGCCACCCGCCACGATCACGGTGTTGAGGGCGACGACACCGCCGCCACCCGCCACGATCACGGTATTGGCGAAGGTACCGCCGCAGCCACCCGCCACAGTCACGGTGCCCACGGCGAggccgcctccggcacccgccacGGCCACGGTGTCAACGACAGCAACGACGCTGCAGCACGTGGTGTTCGGCATCGCGGCGTCGGCGCGCCTGTGGGAGAAGCGGAAAGAGTACATCAAGATCTGGTGGCGCCCTAACTCGGGCATGCGGGGGTTCGTGTGGCTCGACCGCGGCGTGCGGGAGTCTAGCGTGCCGGCGGGGCTGCCGGCCATCAAGATCTCCTCGGACACCTCTGGCTTCCCTTACACGCACCGACGCGGCCACCGCTCCGCGATCCGCATCTCCCGCATCGTCTCCGAGACATTCCGCCTCGGGCTCCCAGACGTGCGTTGGTTCGTCATGGGCGACGATGACACGATCTTCCTCCCGGACAACCTCCTCGCCGTTCTCGGGAGGCTCGACCACCGGCAGCCCTACTACATCGGCTCCCCCTCCGAGAGCCACCTGCAGAACATCTTCTTCTCGTACGGGATGGCGTTCGGCGGCGGCGGTTTCGCCATCAGCCAGCCTCTGGCGGCGAGGCTGGAGCGGATGCAGGACGCCTGCATCCGCCGGTACCCGTCGCTCTACGGCAGCGACGACCGGATCCAGGCGTGCATGGCCGAGTTGGGCGTGCCGCTCACGAGGCACGCGGGGTTCCACCAGTACGACGTGTACGGGGACCTCCTGGGCCTCCTCGCCGCCCACCCGGTGGCGCCGCTCGTGTCGCTGCACCACCTCGACGTGGTgcggccgctgttccccaacgtgCGGTCGCGCCAGGCGGCGCTGCGGAGGCTGTTCGACGGGCCGGTGATGCTGGACTCGGCGGGGGTGATGCAGCAGTCGATATGCTACGACGCGGCCAGCCGGTGGACGGTGTCGGTGGCGTGGGGGTTCGTGGTGACGGTGGCGAGGGGCGTGATGCCGGCGAGGGAGATGGAGATGCCGGCGCGGACGTTCCTCAACTGGTACCGGCGCGCCGACTACAAGTCGCACGCGTTCAACACGAGGCCCCTGGCTCGCAACCAGTGCGAGAAACCCGCGCTCTACTACCTGGCGTCGGCGCGCCGCACGGTGGTGCGCACAGGGGAGACCACCGTGACGAGGTACCAGCGGTGGCGCCACCGCAACGAGCTACGACCGCCGTGCCGGTGGAACATCCCCGACCCGGACGCGCTGCTGGACACCATCATCGTGCTCAAGAAGCCTGACCCCGGGTTATGGGACAGG TCGCCGATGCGGAATTGTTGCAGGGTGCTGTCCTCTCCGAGGAAAGAAGGGGACAGGAACAAGACGATGACCATAGACGTGGGTGTGTGCAATGACTGGGAGTTCAGCCAAGTATAA